The genomic region AAACTGAACCTTTTTACTTTGATTTTAGACCTTACTGAAGAGAGtgaggagagtgaagatgatgAACTCCTAAAAGCTGGGAAAACACCTCATTTACAGACTGAAGATACTTTAATGCAAAGAGACAAGAATCGTTTGATCTGCtgtgagtgtggaaagagtctggCAAACAAAAAGAgttttaatcaacacatgatgatccacaccggagagaaaccattcacatgcactcagtgtgggaagagtttcagacactCATCCGCtattaatgaacacatgaagatccacaatggaaaaaacacattcacatgtactcagtgtgggaagagtttcacactCTCACActaccttaatcaacacatgatgatccacactggagagaaaacccaCAGATGTGATCAATGTGGTAAAACATTTTTGAGGGCGTCAGAGCTGAAACTCCATCTcagagttcatacaaaggagaagccttattcatgctctgagtgtggaaagagttttacacaGCTGGCACATTTAAGGCAACATCAGAAGACCC from Danio aesculapii chromosome 3, fDanAes4.1, whole genome shotgun sequence harbors:
- the LOC130220803 gene encoding gastrula zinc finger protein XlCGF67.1-like; its protein translation is MSDPEPCRITDEDTEEQTDLTEESEESEDDELLKAGKTPHLQTEDTLMQRDKNRLICCECGKSLANKKSFNQHMMIHTGEKPFTCTQCGKSFRHSSAINEHMKIHNGKNTFTCTQCGKSFTLSHYLNQHMMIHTGEKTHRCDQCGKTFLRASELKLHLRVHTKEKPYSCSECGKSFTQLAHLRQHQKTHTGVKEYVCFECEKTFITATELKLHQRIHTGEKPYKCSHCDKRFSQLAHLKKHKRIHTGEKQHT